The following proteins are encoded in a genomic region of Comamonas resistens:
- the hisS gene encoding histidine--tRNA ligase, translated as MNDILPPDSARWEWFEDKVRNLMGRFAYRNIRTPIVEPTALFVRGLGEVTDIVEKEMYSFEDKLNGEHLTIRPEGTAGVVRAIVENNLLYDGGKRLFYIGQMFRHERPQRGRYRQFHQVGVEAMGFAGPELDAEVILLADQLWKELGIEDVRLELNSLGQPEERKAHREALIAYFEQHTEVMDEEAKRRMYSNPLRVLDTKNPAMQDMVNAAPKLMDYLGEGSKVHLKAVQDILDANGVAWTLNPRLVRGMDYYNLTVFEFITDKLGSQGTICGGGRYDYLIEEIGGKPAPAVGWGMGVERVLEVLKEIGTEIPQPAADAYAIIPDAAALPQVFKTVQQLRAAGVAVQMHAAAGGSAEGMGSMKSQFKKADGSGARFALIFGADELAQGKVTVKSLRDGEGQQQLQSLAEVAQWAGSLKSSA; from the coding sequence ATGAATGACATCCTCCCGCCCGATTCGGCGCGCTGGGAATGGTTCGAAGACAAGGTGCGCAATCTGATGGGCCGCTTTGCCTATCGCAATATCCGTACGCCCATCGTCGAGCCTACGGCCCTGTTCGTGCGCGGGCTGGGCGAGGTGACCGACATCGTCGAGAAGGAAATGTATTCCTTTGAAGACAAGCTCAATGGCGAACACCTGACCATCCGCCCCGAAGGCACGGCCGGCGTGGTGCGCGCCATCGTGGAAAACAATCTGCTCTACGACGGCGGCAAGCGTTTGTTCTACATCGGCCAGATGTTCCGCCACGAGCGTCCCCAGCGTGGCCGCTACCGTCAGTTCCACCAGGTGGGCGTGGAAGCCATGGGCTTTGCCGGTCCCGAACTGGATGCCGAAGTCATCCTGCTGGCCGACCAGCTGTGGAAGGAGCTGGGCATCGAGGACGTGCGCCTGGAGCTCAACAGCCTGGGTCAGCCCGAGGAGCGCAAGGCCCACCGCGAGGCCCTGATCGCCTACTTCGAGCAGCACACCGAGGTGATGGACGAGGAGGCCAAGCGCCGCATGTACAGCAACCCGCTGCGCGTGCTCGACACCAAGAACCCCGCCATGCAGGACATGGTCAATGCCGCGCCCAAGCTCATGGACTATTTGGGTGAGGGCTCCAAGGTTCACCTCAAGGCCGTGCAGGACATCCTGGATGCCAATGGCGTGGCCTGGACACTGAACCCGCGTCTGGTGCGCGGCATGGACTATTACAACCTCACGGTGTTCGAGTTCATCACCGACAAGCTGGGCTCGCAGGGCACGATTTGCGGTGGCGGTCGCTACGACTATCTGATCGAGGAAATCGGCGGCAAGCCCGCTCCTGCCGTGGGCTGGGGCATGGGTGTGGAGCGCGTGCTGGAAGTGCTCAAGGAAATCGGCACCGAGATTCCTCAGCCCGCTGCCGATGCCTACGCCATCATTCCTGATGCAGCGGCTTTGCCCCAGGTTTTCAAGACCGTGCAGCAGCTGCGCGCCGCCGGTGTGGCCGTGCAGATGCACGCCGCCGCCGGTGGCTCTGCCGAAGGCATGGGCTCAATGAAGTCCCAGTTCAAGAAGGCCGACGGCTCGGGCGCACGCTTTGCCCTGATCTTCGGCGCCGACGAGCTGGCCCAGGGCAAGGTGACCGTGAAGTCGCTGCGTGATGGCGAAGGCCAGCAGCAGTTGCAATCCCTGGCCGAAGTGGCGCAGTGGGCAGGCAGCCTAAAATCGTCGGCCTGA
- the ispG gene encoding flavodoxin-dependent (E)-4-hydroxy-3-methylbut-2-enyl-diphosphate synthase, translating into MMTVQDSQKPVAIASPLPRRSRQARVVWRNNVVTVGGDAPVRVQSMTNTDTVDAVETAIQVRQLAQAGSEMVRITVNTPEAAAAVPYIREQLDRMGEYVPLVGDFHYNGHRLLTDYPDCAQALSKYRINPGNVGKGDKKDKQFGQMIEIAAKYDKAVRIGVNWGSLDQEIMAELMDQNSKRAQPWETRQVMYEALITSAISSAELARNIGLNPDNIILSCKVSGVQDLISVYRELARRCDYALHLGLTEAGMGTKGTVASTAALSVLLQEGIGDTIRVSLTPQPGEARTQEVVVASEILQALGLRVFVPSVTACPGCGRTTSTTFQELAKRIDDFLRGEMPVWRTQYPGVEAMKVAVMGCIVNGPGESKHADIGISLPGNGEAPAAPVFIDGEKALTLRGEHIAEEFQGLVLDYVQRRYGAKN; encoded by the coding sequence ATGATGACAGTGCAAGATTCTCAGAAGCCCGTGGCAATAGCCAGCCCGTTGCCGCGCAGATCGCGTCAGGCCCGTGTGGTGTGGCGCAACAACGTGGTCACCGTGGGGGGCGACGCGCCCGTGCGCGTGCAGTCCATGACGAATACCGACACCGTGGATGCCGTGGAAACCGCTATTCAGGTGCGCCAGCTGGCCCAGGCCGGCTCGGAGATGGTGCGTATCACCGTCAACACGCCCGAAGCCGCGGCGGCCGTGCCCTATATCCGCGAGCAGCTCGACCGTATGGGCGAGTATGTGCCGCTGGTGGGCGACTTCCACTACAACGGCCATCGTTTGCTGACCGACTACCCCGACTGTGCCCAGGCCCTGTCCAAGTACCGCATCAACCCCGGCAACGTGGGCAAGGGCGACAAGAAGGACAAGCAGTTCGGCCAGATGATCGAGATCGCTGCCAAGTACGACAAGGCGGTGCGCATCGGCGTGAACTGGGGCTCTCTGGACCAGGAAATCATGGCCGAGCTGATGGATCAGAACAGCAAGCGCGCCCAGCCCTGGGAAACGCGTCAGGTCATGTATGAGGCGCTGATCACCTCGGCCATCAGCTCGGCCGAGCTGGCCAGGAACATCGGCCTGAACCCCGACAACATCATCCTGTCCTGCAAGGTCAGTGGTGTGCAGGATCTGATCTCGGTCTACCGCGAACTGGCCCGCCGCTGCGACTACGCGCTGCACCTGGGCCTGACCGAGGCCGGCATGGGCACCAAGGGCACGGTGGCTTCGACCGCTGCGCTGTCGGTGCTGCTGCAGGAAGGCATTGGCGACACGATTCGCGTCTCGCTCACGCCCCAGCCCGGCGAAGCGCGTACGCAGGAAGTCGTGGTGGCCTCCGAAATTCTGCAGGCCCTGGGTCTGCGCGTGTTCGTGCCCAGTGTCACGGCATGCCCCGGCTGCGGCCGCACCACCAGCACCACCTTCCAGGAGCTGGCCAAGAGGATCGATGACTTCCTGCGCGGTGAAATGCCTGTCTGGCGTACCCAATACCCGGGCGTGGAAGCGATGAAAGTGGCCGTGATGGGTTGTATCGTCAACGGCCCCGGCGAGAGCAAGCATGCCGACATCGGCATCAGCCTGCCCGGCAATGGCGAGGCGCCTGCGGCGCCAGTGTTCATCGATGGCGAGAAGGCCTTGACGCTGCGTGGCGAGCATATTGCCGAAGAGTTCCAGGGCCTAGTGCTGGACTATGTGCAACGCCGCTACGGGGCCAAGAACTGA